From one Acidobacteriota bacterium genomic stretch:
- the gcvPA gene encoding aminomethyl-transferring glycine dehydrogenase subunit GcvPA codes for MRYIPNSPDERAELLAAVGASSVDDLFATVPRAVYHRETPPLPPPASEIEVRRDFGALAASNASLSDWTSFLGAGLYSHHSPAFVSQLLLRGEFLTAYTPYQPEVSQGTLTAVYEFQTHVALLTGMDIANASMYEGASAFVEAVLMAERLTKKKTKVVVSQGIHPEYLRCLRTYLANFPFTIVEVPVGADGLTDAAALESAVDDATFAVAVQSPNAFGVVESWDGLAAAAHAKNALAIGVVNEMFSLAVLQPPGARGVDIACGEAASFGVPPSFGGPLVGFLACRDAFKRQIPGRLVGKTVDADGASAFCLTLSTREQHIRREKATSNICTNQGLFALAATMTLSALGKQGLRETALQCLAKAEYLKAGVKALAGPFSLPFSGKTFNEFALRCGPGVDAVLRRAEENRILAGVPYARLDPLGPAHRDLLLVAVTERVPRAGLDGLLAVLRSF; via the coding sequence ATGCGCTACATCCCGAACAGTCCCGACGAGCGCGCCGAGCTGCTCGCCGCGGTCGGAGCCTCGTCGGTCGACGACCTTTTCGCGACCGTGCCGCGCGCCGTCTACCACCGCGAGACGCCGCCGCTCCCGCCGCCCGCCTCCGAGATCGAGGTCCGCCGCGACTTCGGCGCCCTCGCCGCCTCGAACGCATCGCTGTCCGACTGGACGTCCTTCCTCGGCGCCGGCCTCTACAGCCACCACTCGCCGGCGTTCGTCTCGCAGCTCCTCCTGAGGGGCGAGTTCCTGACGGCCTACACGCCCTACCAGCCCGAGGTTTCGCAGGGAACGCTCACGGCCGTGTACGAGTTCCAGACGCACGTTGCGCTCCTGACAGGCATGGACATCGCGAACGCCTCCATGTACGAGGGCGCGTCCGCCTTCGTCGAGGCGGTGCTCATGGCCGAGCGCCTGACGAAGAAGAAGACGAAGGTCGTCGTCTCGCAGGGCATCCACCCCGAATACCTCCGGTGCCTCCGGACGTACCTCGCCAACTTCCCGTTCACGATCGTCGAGGTTCCGGTCGGGGCGGACGGCCTCACGGACGCGGCCGCCCTGGAATCCGCGGTCGATGATGCGACGTTCGCCGTCGCCGTCCAGTCGCCGAACGCGTTCGGCGTCGTCGAGAGCTGGGACGGCCTCGCGGCCGCGGCCCACGCGAAGAACGCGCTCGCGATCGGCGTCGTGAACGAGATGTTCTCGCTCGCGGTGCTCCAGCCGCCCGGCGCCCGCGGCGTCGACATCGCCTGCGGCGAGGCGGCGTCCTTCGGCGTCCCGCCGTCGTTCGGCGGCCCGCTCGTGGGTTTCCTCGCCTGCCGCGACGCGTTCAAGCGCCAGATCCCCGGCCGCCTCGTCGGCAAGACGGTGGACGCGGACGGCGCGAGCGCGTTCTGCCTCACGCTCTCGACGCGCGAGCAGCACATCCGGCGCGAGAAGGCGACGTCGAACATCTGCACGAACCAGGGCCTCTTCGCGCTCGCCGCGACCATGACGCTCTCGGCGCTCGGCAAGCAGGGCCTGCGCGAGACCGCGCTCCAGTGTCTCGCGAAGGCGGAGTACCTCAAGGCGGGCGTGAAAGCCCTCGCGGGCCCGTTCTCGCTCCCGTTCTCCGGGAAGACCTTCAACGAGTTCGCCCTGCGCTGCGGCCCGGGCGTCGACGCGGTTCTCCGCCGCGCCGAGGAGAACAGGATCCTCGCGGGCGTCCCGTACGCGCGCCTCGACCCGCTCGGCCCCGCGCACCGCGACCTTCTTCTCGTCGCCGTGACCGAGCGGGTTCCGCGCGCCGGGCTCGACGGCCTCCTCGCCGTCCTGAGGAGCTTCTGA
- the gcvPB gene encoding aminomethyl-transferring glycine dehydrogenase subunit GcvPB, which yields MSDHGTLVSEPIVRADARLDRRRRFGSLFDATRAGRTGVHLPALDVPAADAERIFGAQHRPEVAGEIEASEVDVVRHFTRLSQMNFAIDTALYSLGSCTMKHNPRINEEIARLAGFNDTHPYAPEHLAQGNLELMWRLEQALKALTGFARVTLQPSAGANGELTGALMIRAAHVKAGNPRKNVLVPDSAHGTNPATAHFAGYDVVELTSNAHGTLDLAELASKLNEDVAALMITVPNTLGVFEERILDIAKMVHDKGAYLYLDGANFNAFVGKVRPADMGVDVMHMNLHKTFSTPHGGGGPGAGPVGVAPALVPFLPVPTVENDGGVFRLEVDRPDTIGKMRTFYGNFGVLVRALTYIVSYGNRIHEVAENAVLNANYIRRKLEPFYHLKYDAPSYHEVVFDDKKQAAHGLHNIDVAKRLMDYGFHPPTMSFPLIVPGALMIEPTESEPKEELDAFIDAMIAIAGECETSPEIVHGAPHTTPVRRLDEAGAAREASKVGNFAPVLRAPVK from the coding sequence ATGAGCGACCACGGAACCCTGGTGTCCGAACCCATCGTCCGCGCGGATGCGCGCCTCGACCGGCGCCGCCGCTTCGGCTCCCTCTTCGACGCGACGCGCGCCGGCCGCACGGGCGTCCACCTGCCCGCGCTCGACGTGCCCGCGGCCGACGCCGAGCGTATCTTCGGGGCTCAGCATCGACCCGAGGTCGCGGGCGAGATCGAGGCGAGCGAGGTGGACGTCGTCCGCCACTTCACGCGCCTCTCGCAGATGAACTTCGCGATCGACACGGCGCTCTATTCCCTCGGGTCGTGCACGATGAAGCACAACCCGCGCATCAACGAGGAGATCGCGCGCCTCGCGGGGTTCAACGACACGCACCCCTACGCGCCGGAGCATCTTGCGCAGGGGAACCTCGAGCTCATGTGGCGGCTCGAGCAGGCGCTCAAGGCCCTCACGGGCTTCGCGCGCGTCACGCTCCAGCCCTCGGCCGGCGCGAACGGCGAGCTCACCGGAGCGCTCATGATCCGGGCCGCGCACGTCAAGGCCGGAAACCCGCGCAAGAACGTCCTCGTCCCGGACTCGGCGCACGGCACGAACCCGGCCACGGCCCACTTCGCCGGTTACGACGTCGTCGAGCTCACGTCGAACGCGCACGGCACGCTCGACCTCGCGGAGCTCGCGTCGAAGCTGAACGAGGACGTCGCGGCGCTCATGATCACGGTCCCGAACACGCTCGGCGTCTTCGAGGAGCGGATCCTCGACATCGCGAAGATGGTCCACGACAAGGGCGCGTACCTCTACCTCGACGGCGCGAACTTCAACGCGTTCGTCGGCAAGGTGCGGCCGGCGGACATGGGCGTCGACGTCATGCACATGAACCTGCACAAGACGTTCTCGACGCCGCACGGCGGAGGCGGCCCGGGCGCGGGGCCCGTCGGCGTCGCGCCGGCGCTCGTTCCGTTCCTCCCGGTCCCGACGGTCGAGAACGACGGCGGCGTCTTCCGCCTCGAGGTCGACCGCCCGGACACGATCGGAAAGATGCGGACGTTCTACGGGAACTTCGGCGTCCTCGTCCGCGCGCTCACGTACATCGTGTCCTACGGCAACCGCATCCACGAGGTGGCCGAGAACGCCGTCCTGAACGCGAACTACATCCGCCGGAAGCTCGAGCCGTTCTACCACCTGAAGTACGACGCGCCGAGCTACCACGAGGTCGTGTTCGACGACAAGAAGCAGGCCGCGCACGGGCTCCACAACATCGACGTCGCCAAGAGGCTCATGGACTACGGCTTCCACCCGCCGACGATGTCCTTCCCGCTCATCGTGCCCGGCGCGCTCATGATCGAGCCGACGGAGTCCGAGCCGAAGGAAGAGCTCGACGCGTTCATCGACGCGATGATCGCGATTGCGGGCGAGTGCGAGACGTCCCCGGAGATCGTCCACGGCGCCCCGCACACGACGCCCGTGCGCCGTCTCGACGAAGCGGGTGCGGCCCGCGAGGCGTCGAAGGTCGGAAACTTCGCACCCGTCCTCCGCGCGCCGGTGAAGTAG